One genomic segment of Planktothrix serta PCC 8927 includes these proteins:
- a CDS encoding ATP phosphoribosyltransferase regulatory subunit, giving the protein MVYQPPSGARDLLPLDVAQKIWIERRVQQVFHRWGYHRIITSTLEHLETLIAGGAVQPSTVIQLQDAENRLGLRPELTASIARAVVTRMGSLQSWPQRLYYNANVFRKGNAVDHGQQLEYYQAGVELLGAGGLRADSEILLLLRDCLQTLGFSNADLIIGEAGLTQSLLSPFPPKEREKVRAAIANLDRIGLESLSLSSELRDRALFLFDLRGRPETVLSQVSQLDLDPSQRQAVNNLKSLMELLQKCWGNSEIQPAITLDLSLVQTFDYYTGIVFIAVSDTASGARILGQGGRYDQLLGLYHPQGETEPGIGFSLNLEELHQVLLGRGELPRETPASDWLVVAQTPEADAATFAYAGQLRESSELVRVEVELGRRETPEEIRDYARRRGIDQIAWVNVNGDPKIEKIL; this is encoded by the coding sequence ATGGTTTATCAACCCCCGTCGGGTGCGCGAGATTTACTTCCCCTCGATGTTGCCCAAAAAATTTGGATTGAACGGCGTGTGCAACAGGTGTTTCACCGTTGGGGCTATCATCGAATTATTACCTCGACTCTGGAACATTTAGAAACGCTGATAGCTGGAGGTGCGGTACAACCGTCAACGGTGATTCAACTCCAAGATGCTGAAAATCGTTTAGGACTGCGCCCGGAATTAACAGCGTCGATTGCTAGGGCCGTGGTTACCCGCATGGGAAGTCTGCAATCTTGGCCCCAACGCCTGTATTACAATGCGAATGTCTTCCGTAAAGGTAACGCGGTTGATCACGGACAACAGCTTGAATATTATCAAGCCGGGGTGGAACTTTTAGGGGCTGGCGGGTTACGCGCGGATTCAGAAATTCTGCTATTGTTGCGGGATTGTCTGCAAACTTTGGGGTTCAGTAATGCTGATTTAATTATCGGAGAAGCGGGTTTAACTCAATCGTTATTATCGCCTTTTCCTCCTAAAGAACGGGAAAAAGTGAGAGCGGCGATCGCTAATTTAGATCGAATTGGTTTAGAATCCTTATCCCTCTCTTCAGAGCTCCGAGATCGAGCATTATTTTTATTTGATTTACGGGGTCGTCCAGAAACCGTATTATCTCAAGTTTCTCAATTGGATTTAGATCCGTCCCAACGACAAGCGGTAAATAACCTCAAATCTTTAATGGAATTATTGCAAAAATGTTGGGGAAATTCTGAAATTCAACCTGCAATTACCCTGGATTTAAGTTTAGTTCAAACCTTTGATTATTACACCGGAATTGTGTTTATTGCAGTGAGTGATACCGCTTCTGGGGCACGAATATTAGGACAGGGAGGACGTTATGACCAACTCCTAGGACTGTATCATCCCCAAGGAGAAACAGAACCGGGAATTGGGTTTTCCTTGAATCTTGAAGAGTTGCATCAGGTGTTATTGGGACGAGGTGAACTGCCTCGTGAAACCCCCGCCAGTGATTGGTTAGTGGTGGCTCAAACCCCGGAAGCGGATGCGGCGACTTTTGCCTATGCGGGTCAGTTAAGAGAGTCTAGTGAGTTAGTGCGGGTAGAAGTCGAGTTAGGACGTCGGGAAACCCCCGAAGAAATCCGCGACTATGCTCGTCGTCGAGGAATTGATCAAATTGCTTGGGTTAATGTTAACGGCGACCCCAAAATTGAGAAAATTCTCTAA
- a CDS encoding indolepyruvate ferredoxin oxidoreductase subunit alpha, translating to MPHSIVTDVCEGVSDCVAACPVACIHEGPEKNKKGTDWYWIDFSTCIDCGICLQVCPVEGAIVAEERPELQKTPK from the coding sequence ATGCCCCATAGCATTGTCACGGACGTTTGTGAAGGTGTTAGCGATTGTGTTGCAGCTTGTCCCGTTGCTTGTATTCATGAAGGGCCGGAAAAAAACAAAAAAGGAACGGATTGGTATTGGATTGATTTTTCCACCTGTATTGACTGCGGAATTTGTCTGCAAGTTTGTCCTGTTGAAGGGGCAATTGTAGCAGAAGAACGCCCTGAATTGCAGAAAACGCCTAAGTAA